A portion of the Luxibacter massiliensis genome contains these proteins:
- a CDS encoding ABC-ATPase domain-containing protein produces MQTSTELKGLLNRIDHKSYPAYKDTKGIYQFPGYQLSIDHVQGDPFAAPSKLSIHIKGKIAGFPPELYESAHRRIALQDYLTRQFAKSTDRYAFKAKGSGKSGLLAVSRCGQEVLERTACTVDEESGNLVLRLEAGFPANGRTINARELIKILFDFLPECVEQTLYYKNADKKRILQTAYLADDQQYIRERLPEMGLTAFVADGSVLPRESGVSSRPMKGAVTFESPKELRVEMELPHRGKIRGMGIQKGITLIVGGGYHGKSTLLKALELGVYNHILGDGREYVITDNTAVKIRAEDGRSIKKTDISMFINDLPNGKDTKGFYTEDASGSTSQAANVIEGMEAGSKLLLIDEDTSATNFMIRDELMQRVIHREMEPITPFIDRISELYDKFGISTIIVAGSSGAYFHIAGCIIQMDRYIPRDITLYAKKEAESFPALSGPKEGAPDPTFTRCPGGNAAFKGNERIKMKTMGREAVQINRESIDLRYVEQIVDSEQVTALGYCVRYAEKHLLNGRRNVQDIVNEIVGKIENGQLASLCESSSNVASLAVPRRQEIHACLNRYRGLRL; encoded by the coding sequence ATGCAGACATCTACTGAATTAAAAGGGTTATTAAATAGGATTGACCATAAAAGTTATCCTGCCTATAAAGATACAAAAGGTATATATCAGTTTCCAGGATACCAGCTATCTATTGACCATGTGCAGGGAGATCCTTTTGCCGCGCCTTCTAAACTGAGTATCCATATAAAAGGCAAAATAGCAGGTTTTCCGCCGGAACTGTATGAAAGTGCGCACCGCAGGATAGCCTTACAGGATTATCTCACAAGGCAGTTTGCAAAATCTACAGACCGCTATGCATTCAAGGCAAAGGGGTCAGGGAAAAGTGGCCTGCTTGCAGTCAGCAGGTGCGGCCAGGAAGTTCTGGAACGTACGGCATGTACAGTGGATGAAGAAAGTGGAAACCTGGTTTTAAGGCTGGAGGCTGGCTTTCCGGCAAACGGCAGGACAATCAATGCAAGAGAGCTGATAAAAATCCTGTTCGATTTTCTTCCAGAATGTGTAGAACAGACCCTTTATTATAAGAACGCTGATAAAAAGCGTATTCTTCAGACAGCGTATTTGGCTGATGACCAGCAGTATATCAGGGAGAGGCTGCCTGAGATGGGACTCACTGCATTCGTGGCGGATGGTTCCGTCCTGCCGAGGGAATCGGGGGTTTCCTCCCGGCCTATGAAAGGGGCAGTGACTTTTGAATCACCCAAAGAGCTGAGAGTGGAAATGGAGCTTCCACATAGAGGGAAAATAAGGGGGATGGGTATTCAAAAGGGGATTACCCTGATTGTAGGCGGAGGATACCATGGCAAATCCACACTTTTAAAGGCCTTGGAGCTGGGCGTATATAACCACATTTTGGGGGATGGAAGAGAATATGTGATTACAGATAATACGGCTGTGAAAATCCGTGCAGAGGACGGGCGAAGCATTAAAAAGACGGACATTTCTATGTTTATTAATGATCTTCCAAATGGAAAGGATACAAAAGGCTTCTATACTGAGGATGCCAGCGGAAGCACATCCCAGGCCGCCAATGTGATAGAAGGGATGGAGGCCGGCTCAAAGCTTTTGCTCATTGATGAAGATACCAGCGCCACTAATTTTATGATAAGGGATGAATTGATGCAGAGAGTAATCCACCGGGAGATGGAACCCATTACGCCATTTATTGACAGGATTTCTGAACTTTATGACAAATTTGGAATCTCTACGATTATTGTGGCAGGGAGTTCGGGAGCATATTTTCATATTGCTGGCTGTATTATCCAGATGGACAGGTATATACCGAGGGATATTACACTGTATGCCAAAAAGGAAGCAGAAAGTTTTCCGGCTTTAAGTGGCCCGAAAGAGGGCGCTCCTGATCCTACCTTCACAAGGTGCCCTGGAGGAAATGCTGCTTTTAAAGGAAACGAAAGAATTAAAATGAAAACCATGGGAAGGGAAGCAGTACAGATTAACAGAGAGTCTATTGATTTGCGGTATGTGGAGCAGATTGTGGACAGTGAGCAGGTAACGGCTCTCGGGTATTGTGTCAGGTATGCGGAAAAGCATCTTTTGAATGGGCGCAGGAATGTACAGGATATTGTGAATGAGATAGTAGGGAAAATCGAGAACGGCCAACTGGCATCCTTATGTGAGAGTAGTTCAAATGTGGCAAGCCTGGCAGTGCCGAGAAGGCAGGAAATTCATGCATGCCTGAACCGTTACCGGGGCCTGAGGCTGTAA
- a CDS encoding ATP-binding protein — translation MIRKIIEINEEKCNGCGLCAEACHEGAIGMVDGKARLLRDDYCDGLGDCLPTCPTGAISFVEREAKAYDAEAVKKNQAKKNAPLPCGCPGTMAKELKRPTHKAVPACDHSSSDSSSESQLRQWPVQIKLVPVSAPYYEDAKLLVAADCTAYAYARFHEDFIKGKITLVGCPKLDDINYAEKLTEILKQNSIKSVTIVRMEVPCCKGLEDAVKNALSACGKMIPWQVVTISTDGQILD, via the coding sequence ATGATACGAAAAATCATAGAAATCAATGAAGAAAAATGTAACGGCTGCGGATTATGCGCTGAGGCCTGTCATGAAGGTGCAATCGGCATGGTCGACGGCAAGGCACGTCTTTTAAGAGATGATTACTGCGACGGCCTGGGAGACTGTCTGCCAACATGCCCCACAGGGGCCATATCCTTTGTAGAGCGGGAGGCCAAAGCCTATGACGCTGAGGCTGTCAAGAAAAATCAGGCCAAAAAGAACGCCCCCCTCCCCTGCGGCTGCCCTGGTACAATGGCGAAGGAACTAAAAAGGCCTACACATAAAGCTGTCCCAGCCTGTGACCACTCATCTTCAGACTCATCCTCCGAGTCCCAACTGCGCCAGTGGCCCGTGCAGATTAAACTTGTCCCGGTTAGTGCGCCCTACTATGAAGACGCAAAGCTTTTGGTGGCTGCAGACTGTACGGCTTATGCCTACGCCCGGTTCCATGAAGATTTTATAAAGGGAAAGATTACACTCGTAGGCTGTCCAAAACTAGATGATATAAACTATGCAGAGAAACTTACTGAAATCCTAAAACAAAACTCTATAAAAAGCGTAACTATAGTCCGTATGGAAGTGCCCTGCTGTAAAGGACTGGAAGATGCTGTGAAAAATGCGCTGTCTGCCTGTGGCAAGATGATCCCCTGGCAAGTTGTCACTATTTCCACAGATGGGCAGATACTTGATTGA
- a CDS encoding amidophosphoribosyltransferase, with translation MGGFFGVASKTNCTLELFYGVDYHSHLGTRRGGMATYGKEGFQRAIHNIENSPFRTKFEKDVDELQGNLGIGCISDYEPQPLLIQSHLGSFAITTVGKINNMDELLAKVYENGHTHFQEMSGGQINATELIASLICKADTLVDGIRYVQQIVDGSMTLLLMTPKGLYAARDRYGRTPLVVGKKDGAYCVSFESFAYINLGYTDYKELGPAEIVFITPESVETVSPPGEEMKICSFLWVYYGYPTSSYEGVNVEEMRYRCGSMLAKRDAGSVSPDIVAGVPDSGIAHAIGYANESGFPYARPFIKYTPTWPRSFMPTNQSQRNLIARMKLIPVQALIEDKKLLLIDDSIVRGTQLRETTEFLYQSGAKEVHVRPACPPLLFGCKYLNFSRSKSELDLITRQIIQEREEEVTPEILEEYANPACARYEEMVEEVRSRQNFTTLRYHRVDDLVKSIGLSPCKLCTYCFDGKK, from the coding sequence ATGGGAGGTTTTTTTGGAGTAGCTTCAAAAACAAACTGTACATTGGAACTGTTCTATGGCGTGGATTATCATTCTCATCTGGGCACAAGGAGAGGAGGGATGGCCACCTATGGCAAGGAAGGTTTTCAGAGGGCAATCCATAATATTGAAAATTCACCTTTTCGGACAAAGTTTGAGAAAGATGTAGATGAGTTACAGGGGAATCTGGGGATTGGCTGTATATCTGACTATGAACCTCAGCCCTTGCTTATACAATCCCATCTGGGCAGTTTTGCCATAACGACAGTCGGGAAGATTAATAATATGGACGAGCTTCTTGCGAAGGTATACGAGAACGGCCATACTCATTTTCAGGAAATGAGCGGGGGGCAGATTAATGCTACGGAACTGATTGCTTCGCTGATCTGTAAGGCGGATACATTAGTAGATGGGATCCGTTATGTACAGCAGATTGTAGATGGCTCCATGACACTCCTCCTGATGACGCCTAAGGGACTGTATGCGGCAAGGGACAGGTACGGCCGTACCCCGCTTGTGGTTGGGAAAAAGGATGGGGCATATTGTGTATCTTTTGAGAGTTTTGCTTATATCAACCTGGGGTATACAGACTATAAGGAGCTGGGGCCTGCGGAGATTGTTTTTATTACACCTGAGAGTGTAGAGACAGTCAGCCCTCCTGGGGAGGAAATGAAAATATGTTCCTTTTTATGGGTATATTATGGTTATCCAACCTCCTCTTATGAGGGGGTAAATGTAGAGGAGATGCGGTACAGGTGCGGGAGTATGCTGGCAAAAAGAGATGCCGGGAGTGTGTCGCCTGACATTGTGGCAGGAGTACCGGACTCAGGGATTGCCCATGCAATTGGATACGCCAATGAATCAGGCTTTCCCTATGCCAGGCCTTTTATCAAATATACGCCTACATGGCCCAGATCCTTTATGCCAACCAACCAAAGCCAAAGAAATTTGATTGCCAGGATGAAGCTGATACCAGTGCAGGCATTGATAGAGGATAAGAAGCTGCTTTTAATCGATGACTCTATTGTACGGGGGACACAGCTAAGAGAGACAACAGAATTTCTGTATCAGAGTGGGGCTAAAGAAGTGCATGTCCGTCCGGCATGTCCGCCTCTTCTTTTTGGGTGTAAGTATTTGAATTTTTCCCGTTCTAAATCTGAACTGGATTTGATTACCAGACAGATTATCCAGGAAAGGGAAGAGGAGGTGACACCGGAAATTCTTGAGGAGTATGCGAACCCGGCCTGTGCCCGTTATGAGGAGATGGTTGAGGAAGTGCGCAGCCGCCAGAATTTCACCACGCTTAGGTATCACAGAGTGGATGACCTGGTGAAGTCTATCGGGTTATCACCATGTAAATTATGTACGTACTGTTTTGACGGAAAGAAATAA
- the carB gene encoding carbamoyl-phosphate synthase large subunit, producing the protein MSQRTDIHKVLIIGSGPIIIGQACEFDYSGTQACKALRKLGYEIVLVNSNPATIMTDPETADVTYIEPLNVERLEQIIAKERPDALLPNLGGQSGLNLCSELASKGILEKYNVQVIGVQVDAIERGEDRIEFKKAMDKLGIEMARSEVAYTVEEALSIADRLGYPVVLRPAYTMGGAGGGLVYNRDELRTVCARGLQASLVGQVLVEESILGWEELELEVVRDKDNNMITVCFIENIDPLGVHTGDSFCSAPMLTISEDCQKRLQEQAYKIVESVEVIGGTNVQFAHDPVSDRIIVIEINPRTSRSSALASKATGFPIALVSAMLATGLTLKDIPCGKYGTLDKYVPDGDYVVIKFARWAFEKFKGVEDKLGTQMRAVGEVMSIGKTYKEAFQKAIRSLETGRCGLGHAKDFNTRTKEELLQLLITPSSERHFIMYEALRKGADVDEIHDITKVKHYFIEQMKELVEEEEALLKEKGHLPSDAQLIAAKKDGFSDQYLGQLLELPESDIRSRRIEIGVEEAWEGVHVSGTKDSAYYYSTYNAPDKNPVHNDRKKIMILGGGPNRIGQGIEFDYCCVHASLALKKLGFETIIVNCNPETVSTDYDTSDKLYFEPLTLEDVLSIYKKEKPVGVIAQFGGQTPLNLAADLEKNGVRILGTSPSVIDLAEDRDLFREMMEKLEIPMPESGMAVDVEEAIAIANKIGYPVMVRPSYVLGGRGMEVVYDDASMAGYMKAAVGVTPDRPILIDRFLNHAMECEADAISDGTHAFVPAVMEHIELAGVHSGDSACIIPSVHISEENVNTIKEYTRRIAEEMHVKGLMNMQYAIENGKVYVLEANPRASRTVPLVSKVCNIRMVPLATDIITSDITDRPSPVPALREQNIPNYGVKEAVFPFNMFQEVDPVLGPEMRSTGEVLGLSPSYGEAFYKAQEATQTKLPLGGTVLISVSGRDKPEVVDIARSFAEDGFQIVATGTTYDLIRENGIEAERVKKLYEGRPNILDMITNGKIDLIVNTPVGKDSVHDDSYLRKAAIKAKIPYMTTMAAARTTAKGIKYVKEHDRGGVKSLQELHSEITDK; encoded by the coding sequence ATGTCACAAAGAACAGACATACACAAAGTACTGATTATTGGATCGGGCCCGATTATTATCGGCCAGGCCTGTGAGTTTGACTATTCAGGCACTCAGGCCTGTAAGGCACTGCGGAAATTAGGGTATGAGATTGTGCTGGTCAACTCTAACCCAGCGACCATTATGACTGACCCTGAGACGGCAGATGTCACCTATATTGAACCCCTGAACGTAGAACGGTTGGAACAGATTATCGCAAAAGAACGTCCCGACGCACTGCTTCCGAATTTGGGAGGCCAGTCTGGGCTTAATTTATGTTCGGAGCTTGCCTCCAAAGGAATACTGGAAAAGTATAACGTACAAGTGATCGGTGTCCAGGTAGATGCCATTGAGCGCGGGGAGGACCGTATCGAATTTAAAAAAGCTATGGATAAGCTCGGCATTGAAATGGCCCGCAGTGAAGTCGCATACACCGTTGAGGAGGCACTCTCTATTGCAGACAGGCTCGGCTACCCTGTGGTGCTCCGTCCGGCTTACACTATGGGTGGGGCCGGAGGCGGACTCGTCTATAACCGGGATGAGCTTAGAACCGTATGTGCCAGGGGACTGCAGGCCAGCCTTGTAGGCCAGGTTCTTGTAGAGGAGTCTATTCTTGGATGGGAAGAGCTTGAGTTGGAAGTTGTCCGTGATAAGGACAACAACATGATCACTGTCTGCTTTATCGAAAATATTGATCCGCTGGGTGTCCACACAGGGGATTCTTTCTGCTCTGCACCTATGCTCACTATCTCTGAGGACTGCCAGAAAAGGCTGCAGGAACAAGCATACAAGATTGTTGAATCTGTGGAGGTTATAGGCGGCACAAATGTGCAGTTTGCCCACGACCCGGTGAGTGACCGGATCATTGTCATTGAGATTAACCCAAGAACCTCCCGCTCCTCTGCACTTGCTTCCAAAGCCACTGGATTCCCTATCGCTCTCGTATCAGCCATGCTTGCCACAGGACTCACATTAAAAGACATTCCCTGCGGCAAATACGGTACCCTGGACAAATACGTGCCTGACGGTGACTATGTGGTAATCAAGTTTGCCCGCTGGGCTTTTGAAAAATTTAAAGGCGTGGAAGACAAGCTGGGGACCCAGATGCGCGCGGTAGGCGAGGTCATGAGCATTGGAAAGACCTATAAAGAAGCCTTCCAGAAAGCCATACGCAGCTTGGAAACAGGACGCTGCGGCCTTGGGCATGCAAAGGATTTTAACACAAGGACAAAGGAGGAATTACTGCAGCTTTTAATCACCCCATCCAGTGAGCGTCATTTTATAATGTATGAAGCCCTCCGCAAAGGTGCAGATGTGGATGAAATACATGATATTACAAAGGTTAAACATTATTTTATTGAACAGATGAAAGAACTTGTGGAGGAGGAAGAGGCACTCCTGAAAGAGAAGGGGCATCTGCCCTCCGACGCACAGCTTATAGCAGCCAAAAAAGACGGCTTTTCTGACCAATATTTAGGCCAGCTCCTGGAACTTCCTGAGAGTGACATCCGCAGCCGGCGCATTGAGATCGGTGTAGAGGAAGCTTGGGAGGGTGTGCATGTCAGTGGGACAAAGGATAGTGCGTACTACTATTCTACTTATAATGCCCCTGACAAAAATCCAGTCCATAATGACCGTAAGAAAATCATGATCCTCGGCGGCGGACCTAACCGCATTGGCCAGGGAATTGAATTCGACTACTGCTGTGTACATGCTTCATTGGCATTGAAAAAACTAGGATTCGAGACGATTATCGTCAACTGTAACCCTGAGACCGTCTCCACGGACTATGACACATCAGACAAATTATATTTTGAGCCGCTGACCTTGGAAGATGTGCTCAGTATTTATAAAAAAGAAAAACCTGTAGGGGTAATTGCACAGTTTGGAGGCCAGACTCCTCTGAATCTGGCTGCAGACTTGGAAAAGAATGGGGTCCGTATACTTGGTACTTCTCCTTCTGTCATTGACCTGGCAGAAGACCGCGATTTGTTCCGCGAAATGATGGAAAAACTGGAAATCCCCATGCCTGAATCCGGGATGGCTGTCGATGTTGAGGAGGCCATTGCCATTGCTAATAAAATAGGATATCCCGTGATGGTCCGCCCTTCTTATGTACTGGGGGGCCGGGGTATGGAGGTCGTATATGACGATGCCAGTATGGCAGGCTATATGAAGGCCGCTGTCGGAGTGACCCCAGACCGTCCTATTCTGATTGACCGTTTCCTCAACCACGCCATGGAGTGCGAGGCAGATGCCATTAGCGATGGCACCCATGCGTTTGTCCCCGCAGTGATGGAGCATATTGAACTGGCTGGCGTCCACTCTGGGGATTCTGCATGTATCATTCCATCTGTCCATATATCAGAGGAAAACGTAAATACAATCAAAGAATATACAAGAAGAATTGCAGAGGAAATGCATGTCAAAGGACTGATGAATATGCAGTATGCAATTGAGAACGGGAAGGTCTATGTCCTGGAGGCCAACCCCCGTGCTTCCAGAACTGTCCCTCTTGTATCCAAGGTCTGCAACATACGCATGGTACCTTTGGCAACAGATATTATCACTTCAGACATTACTGACAGGCCTTCTCCTGTACCGGCTCTCAGAGAACAAAATATTCCAAACTACGGGGTTAAGGAAGCTGTGTTCCCATTCAATATGTTCCAGGAAGTAGATCCTGTATTAGGGCCTGAGATGCGTTCCACCGGTGAAGTGCTGGGCCTTTCCCCCTCCTACGGAGAGGCTTTTTATAAGGCTCAGGAAGCAACCCAGACAAAGCTGCCTCTTGGGGGCACTGTCCTGATTTCTGTCAGCGGCAGGGACAAGCCTGAAGTTGTGGATATTGCCAGGAGTTTCGCTGAAGACGGCTTTCAGATTGTAGCGACAGGCACCACCTATGATTTGATCCGCGAAAACGGCATTGAGGCTGAGAGGGTTAAAAAATTATATGAGGGAAGGCCCAATATCCTGGATATGATCACCAATGGAAAGATTGACCTTATTGTCAACACCCCTGTGGGTAAGGATAGTGTCCACGATGACAGCTATCTGAGAAAAGCTGCAATTAAAGCAAAGATTCCTTATATGACGACCATGGCTGCTGCCAGAACCACTGCAAAGGGAATCAAATATGTCAAAGAGCATGACCGGGGAGGAGTTAAATCCCTTCAGGAACTGCACAGTGAAATTACTGACAAATAG
- a CDS encoding Crp/Fnr family transcriptional regulator — protein sequence MDYKFIVRTPLFAGLSEYEAEIMLKYLGASEREYSREGVIYYVGQKIRRLGLLLSGGVNVVRTDVWGNQNIIGHIMPGEVFAETYACIPGEAMQADVVAAVRSAVLFLDIERVMAKDVPAESRPEHVIRNLLTILASKNLYLTQKMNHITPKTIRERILSYLSQEAVRQGRRNITIPFNRQQLADYLSVDRSALSGELSKMQKEGLLLFKKNQFELLGDAASPHS from the coding sequence GTGGATTACAAATTTATTGTGCGGACGCCCCTTTTTGCAGGTCTTTCAGAATATGAGGCAGAAATAATGCTGAAATATCTGGGGGCATCAGAAAGAGAATATTCCCGGGAAGGCGTGATTTATTATGTGGGCCAGAAAATACGCAGACTGGGACTTTTGCTCTCAGGGGGAGTAAACGTGGTGCGGACAGATGTGTGGGGAAACCAAAATATTATTGGCCATATTATGCCGGGGGAAGTATTTGCGGAGACCTATGCGTGCATACCGGGGGAGGCTATGCAGGCAGATGTGGTTGCCGCGGTCCGGTCTGCAGTTTTGTTTTTGGATATTGAAAGAGTGATGGCAAAGGATGTGCCTGCGGAGTCCAGGCCGGAGCACGTAATCCGGAACTTGCTGACAATTTTGGCCTCAAAAAATTTGTACCTGACCCAGAAGATGAACCATATAACACCGAAAACAATCCGGGAACGTATTTTGTCATATCTGTCCCAAGAGGCAGTTAGGCAGGGGAGAAGGAATATAACGATTCCCTTTAACAGGCAGCAGCTTGCAGACTATCTTTCCGTGGACCGCAGCGCACTTTCAGGGGAACTATCCAAGATGCAGAAAGAGGGACTGCTGCTGTTTAAGAAGAATCAGTTTGAGCTGCTGGGGGATGCTGCCAGCCCTCATAGTTAG
- a CDS encoding exonuclease SbcCD subunit D, producing the protein MKFFHLSDLHIGRQLHQYSLLEDQRHILQEVLTYVEALRPDGIVIAGDIYDKPVPSAEAVALFDEFLTSLAGKGSPMAIMVISGNHDSGRRLDYAGRILERQNIYIAGSLPSCRGERLKRVTLADEFGEVDFYLLPFLKPGYVRGVLQDAEPGSYTEAVSRMIQRENIDFSKRNVLLSHQFYMGGRQEPQTCDSERFSVGGIDNVDIGSIKDFDYAALGHLHGAQQVAVPHIRYCGTLLKYSVSEAEHIKSLHVIELGPKHKEISVQELPLHPLRDVRKIKGELKNILKEAKAANREDYVSITLTDEMAPYKPKEQLEKVYSHILEIRIDNTRTRRRLEEFRDEPGGDDPLEIFDDFFREIQGRHISKEEREFMRQIMEKAERE; encoded by the coding sequence ATGAAATTTTTTCATTTATCGGATCTGCACATAGGCAGGCAGCTTCACCAGTATAGCCTGCTGGAGGATCAGAGGCATATTCTGCAGGAAGTATTAACCTATGTAGAAGCATTGCGTCCTGACGGAATTGTGATTGCAGGGGATATTTATGACAAGCCTGTCCCGTCAGCAGAGGCGGTGGCACTTTTTGATGAATTTCTGACTAGTCTGGCTGGGAAGGGCAGCCCTATGGCAATTATGGTGATAAGCGGGAACCATGACTCTGGCAGAAGGCTGGATTATGCAGGCAGAATCCTGGAAAGGCAAAACATTTATATAGCAGGCAGCCTGCCCTCCTGCCGGGGGGAGCGGTTAAAGCGGGTGACTCTCGCAGATGAGTTTGGGGAAGTGGATTTTTATCTGCTTCCATTTTTAAAACCTGGATATGTCCGGGGGGTTTTACAGGATGCAGAGCCGGGGAGCTATACGGAGGCAGTATCCAGGATGATCCAGAGGGAGAATATAGATTTTAGCAAGCGTAATGTCCTTTTGTCCCACCAGTTTTATATGGGGGGCAGACAGGAACCCCAGACTTGTGATTCTGAAAGGTTTTCTGTTGGAGGCATAGACAATGTGGACATAGGATCCATAAAAGATTTTGATTATGCTGCATTAGGCCATTTACATGGAGCGCAGCAAGTGGCCGTTCCCCATATCCGGTACTGTGGGACTCTCTTGAAATACTCGGTAAGTGAGGCAGAACACATCAAATCACTGCATGTGATTGAACTTGGTCCAAAGCACAAAGAGATCAGTGTACAAGAACTTCCTCTTCATCCTCTGCGGGATGTAAGGAAAATCAAAGGTGAGCTTAAGAATATACTTAAGGAGGCAAAGGCGGCGAACAGGGAGGACTATGTCAGTATTACCCTGACAGACGAGATGGCTCCCTACAAGCCTAAAGAACAGTTGGAAAAGGTATATTCCCATATATTGGAGATACGTATAGACAATACAAGAACCCGCAGGCGCCTTGAGGAGTTCCGGGATGAACCCGGGGGGGATGACCCTCTGGAAATATTTGATGATTTTTTCCGGGAAATTCAGGGAAGGCATATTTCAAAAGAAGAGCGGGAGTTTATGAGGCAAATAATGGAAAAGGCAGAGAGAGAATAA